In Castanea sativa cultivar Marrone di Chiusa Pesio chromosome 6, ASM4071231v1, a single window of DNA contains:
- the LOC142641400 gene encoding uncharacterized protein LOC142641400, producing MKSVGVGVSRFEGKLNLVLSPHCPQYRCCKNINFCSQKKKKLKLKIQGSRLLKSQPQAASSSSPLTSSGAQYSEPLLDTNTNRKKRIAGIDQDELLDPSLLADPDSCFCEFQGVQIHHKIYEFQAPNSLQNHTLSQLPMILLHGFGASLFSWNRVMKPLAELIGSKVLAFDRPAFGLTSRLNFSSHSSPATENRRPLNPYSMAFSVLATLYFIDFLAAEKAILVGHSAGSLTAVNSYFEAPERVAALILVAPAILAPLIVRKAVKGNQLGRESWMEKDSSDSSSLRNPFLKLSKILLKFAKHVAQATMQMVKGMAVMLNSLYKKLLSAILRSAFGVMLVRMVIDKFGIAAIRNAWYNSSQVTEHILYGYTKPLRTKGWDRALVEYTAAMLTDTETESKPPLEKRLHEISCPVLIVTGDSDRIVPSWNAQRLAKAIPGSHLEIIKHCGHLPHEEKVEEFVSVVEKFVQRVFGEPEKQCLEAVT from the exons atgaagagcgTGGGAGTGGGGGTGTCCCGGTTTGAGGGCAAATTGAATTTGGTGTTGTCTCCTCATTGTCCCCAATATcgttgttgtaaaaatattaacttttgttcgcagaagaagaagaagttgaagttGAAGATTCAGGGTTCTCGACTGCTTAAATCTCAGCCTCaagctgcttcttcttcttctcctctcaCTTCCTCCGGTGCCCAATACTCtg AGCCATTGTTGgatacaaatacaaatagaaAGAAGAGAATAGCTGGCATTGATCAAGATGAACTATTGGATCCATCACTTCTAGCTGATCCGGACAGTTGTTTTTGTGAATTTCAAGGCGTgcagatacaccacaagatatatGAATTCCAAGCTCCTAACTCTTTACAGAATCACACACTTTCTCAACTTCCTATGATTTTACTTCATGGCTTCGGAGCCTCCTTGTTCTCATGGAATCGAGTTATGAAGCCTTTGGCAGAGCTTATCGGTTCCAAAGTTCTTGCTTTTGATAGACCAGCCTTTGGGTTGACATCAAGGCTAAATTTCTCCTCTCATTCATCTCCTGCTACTGAGAATAGAAGACCTCTGAATCCATACTCCATGGCATTTTCAGTGCTAGCTACCTTGTACTTCATTGATTTCTTAGCGGCTGAGAAGGCAATTTTGGTGGG GCATTCAGCTGGTTCCCTTACAGCAGTTAATTCTTACTTTGAAGCACCAGAACGTGTTGCTGCTCTGATCCTTGTTGCCCCAGCAATTTTGGCCCCACTTATTGTGCGTAAGGCTGTTAAAGGAAACCAGTTGGGAAGAGAGAGCTGGATGGAAAAAGACAGCTCTGATTCAAGCAGTCTCAGGAATCCATTTCTGAAGCTTTCCAAGATTTTGTTGAAGTTTGCAAAGCATGTTGCACAGGCAACGATGCAAATGGTGAAGGGGATGGCAGTTATGCTGAATTCTCTGTATAAAAAACTATTGTCAGCTATTTTGCGCTCTGCCTTTGGTGTGATGCTG GTAAGGATGGTAATTGATAAATTTGGTATAGCTGCAATACGGAATGCATGGTATAACTCGAGTCAGGTCACTGAACATATCCTATATGGTTATACTAAg CCCTTGAGAACAAAGGGTTGGGACAGGGCACTAGTTGAATATACAGCAGCAATGCTTACAGATACAGAGACTGAGTCAAAGCCACCACTGGAAAAAAGACTCCACGAAATCTCATGTCCAG TTCTGATTGTCACGGGTGATAGCGACCGAATTGTCCCCTCTTGGAATGCTCAGAGACTTGCAAAAGCTATACCTGGATCCCACCTCGAAATAATTAAGCATTGTGGGCATTTGCCCCATGAAGAAAAAGTGGAAGAGTTTGTTTCAGTTGTTGAAAAGTTTGTGCAAAGAGTTTTTGGTGAACCAGAGAAGCAATGTCTGGAAGCTGTAACATGA